One Passer domesticus isolate bPasDom1 unplaced genomic scaffold, bPasDom1.hap1 HAP1_SCAFFOLD_37, whole genome shotgun sequence genomic window carries:
- the LOC135292586 gene encoding zinc finger protein 3-like isoform X1, with the protein MEEEAVRKRKMTWEPHAGEEEVDPPMQRIHNGEKPYKCDQCRKRFQTSSHLLQHQQIHTDDRPFCCPDCGSSFKNNSTLVRHRRIHTGERPYECDKCWKTFKTSSTLLLHLRTHTDERPFLCPDCGKGFQRNTHLTSHRRIHTGETPYECGECGKRFRHSSALSHHQRSHH; encoded by the coding sequence ATGGAGGAGGAGGccgtgaggaagaggaagatgaccTGGGAGCCCcatgcaggtgaggaggaagtggATCCCCCCATGCAGAGAATCCATAATGGGGAGAAACCCTACAAGTGTGATcaatgcaggaagaggtttcagaccagctctcatctcctccagcaccagcagattcacacagatgacaggcccttctgctgccctgactgtggGAGCAGCTTCAAGAACAACTCTACCCTCGtcaggcaccggcgcatccacactggggaaaggccctacgagtgtgacaAATGCTGGAAGACGTTTAAGACCAGCTCCACTCTCCTCCTGCACCTGCGCactcacacagatgagaggcctttcctctgccccgactgcgggaagggcttccaGCGCAACACCCACCTCACCagccaccggcgcatccacaccggggagacgccctatgagtgtggggagtgtgggaagagattcCGGCACAGCTCAGCCTTGTCCCACCATCAACGGAGCCACCActaa
- the LOC135292586 gene encoding zinc finger protein 22-like isoform X2 produces the protein MQHQQIHTDDRPFCCPDCGSSFKNNSTLVRHRRIHTGERPYECDKCWKTFKTSSTLLLHLRTHTDERPFLCPDCGKGFQRNTHLTSHRRIHTGETPYECGECGKRFRHSSALSHHQRSHH, from the exons atgcag caccagcagattcacacagatgacaggcccttctgctgccctgactgtggGAGCAGCTTCAAGAACAACTCTACCCTCGtcaggcaccggcgcatccacactggggaaaggccctacgagtgtgacaAATGCTGGAAGACGTTTAAGACCAGCTCCACTCTCCTCCTGCACCTGCGCactcacacagatgagaggcctttcctctgccccgactgcgggaagggcttccaGCGCAACACCCACCTCACCagccaccggcgcatccacaccggggagacgccctatgagtgtggggagtgtgggaagagattcCGGCACAGCTCAGCCTTGTCCCACCATCAACGGAGCCACCActaa
- the LOC135292583 gene encoding zinc finger protein 572-like isoform X1: MGGSMLDDPRAPSIARCASQGGAALEAPRVECGCFWVSALPRPGWELSSSGRKRRDRTRRERRSGRKRSCRTTLVSRPSHTAQAAAAPAPAASPLGEPQDLPFPKLVAMEEEAVRKRKMAWEPHAGEEEVDPPMQRIHNGEKPYKCDQCRKRFQTSSHLLQHQQIHTDDRPFCCPDCGSSFKNNSTLVRHRRIHTGERPYECDKCWKTFKTSSTLLLHLRTHTDERPFLCPDCGKGFQRNTHLTSHRRIHTGETPYECGECGKRFQHSSALSHHQRSHH; encoded by the exons ATGGGAGGATCCATGCTGGATGATCCCCG tgctcccagtatcGCCCGTTGTGCATCGCAAGGTGGGGCTGCTTTGGAAGCCCCAAGGGTAGAGTGTGGCTGCTTTTGGGTGTCGGCGCTGCCCAGGCcgggctgggagctgagcagcagcgggaggaagaggagggacaggacgaggagggagaggaggagtggaaggaagaggagctgcAGAACCACGCTGGTTTCCCGGCCTTCCCACactgctcaggctgcagctgccccggcTCCTGCTGCATCGCCCCTCGGGGAGCCGCAG GATTTGCCATTTCCAAAACTTGTTGCGATGGAGGAGGAGGccgtgaggaagaggaagatggcCTGGGAGCCCcatgcaggtgaggaggaagtggATCCCCCCATGCAGAGAATCCATAATGGGGAGAAACCCTACAAGTGTGATcaatgcaggaagaggtttcagaccagctctcatctcctccagcaccagcagattcacacagatgacaggcccttctgctgccctgactgtggGAGCAGCTTCAAGAACAACTCTACCCTCGtcaggcaccggcgcatccacactggggaaaggccctacgagtgtgacaAATGCTGGAAGACGTTTAAGACCAGCTCCACTCTCCTCCTGCACCTGCGCactcacacagatgagaggcctttcctctgccccgactgcgggaagggcttccaGCGCAACACCCACCTCACCagccaccggcgcatccacaccggggagacgccctatgagtgtggggagtgtgggaagagattccagcacagctcagccttGTCCCACCATCAACGGAGCCACCActaa
- the LOC135292583 gene encoding zinc finger protein 22-like isoform X2, with product MQHQQIHTDDRPFCCPDCGSSFKNNSTLVRHRRIHTGERPYECDKCWKTFKTSSTLLLHLRTHTDERPFLCPDCGKGFQRNTHLTSHRRIHTGETPYECGECGKRFQHSSALSHHQRSHH from the exons atgcag caccagcagattcacacagatgacaggcccttctgctgccctgactgtggGAGCAGCTTCAAGAACAACTCTACCCTCGtcaggcaccggcgcatccacactggggaaaggccctacgagtgtgacaAATGCTGGAAGACGTTTAAGACCAGCTCCACTCTCCTCCTGCACCTGCGCactcacacagatgagaggcctttcctctgccccgactgcgggaagggcttccaGCGCAACACCCACCTCACCagccaccggcgcatccacaccggggagacgccctatgagtgtggggagtgtgggaagagattccagcacagctcagccttGTCCCACCATCAACGGAGCCACCActaa
- the LOC135292584 gene encoding zinc finger protein 239-like: MEEEEATRKRKMAPEPHAGKELRRETRQDKSPQQNLVEEAVLSGSMAQEPNGEEKPQRSLTRRGCKRRSRGSEEERPNLDRGGGQSSDLGVHPQDGEKPHKCSECGKSFRRKSCLVVHQMLHTGERPYECEECGKGFTEKSNLVVHLRSHTGERPYECDQCKKTFLSSGDLIVHQRSHTDERPFRCLDCGKSFNRISTLNRHRHIHTGDRPYECDKCKKRFQRSFHLLRHQRIHTDARPFRCPECGKGFKHNYTLVTHQRIHTGERP, encoded by the exons atggaggaagaggaggccacgaggaagaggaagatggcTCCGGAGCCCCATGCAG GGAAGGAGTTGCGGAGGGAGACCAGGCAGGACAAATCTCCGCAGCAGAATCTCGTGGAAGAGGCTgttttgagtggctccatggcgcaagaacccaacggggaggaaaagcctcAGAGATCCctcacgaggaggggctgcaaacgcagatcaCGGGGATccgaggaggaaagacccaacCTGGACCGGGGAGGAGGCCAGAGCTCAGATCTGGGGGTCCATCCCcaggatggggagaagccccacaagtgctcggaatgtgggaagagcttcaggaggAAATCCTGCCTGGTCGTCCACCAGATgctccacactggggagaggccctacgagtgtgaggagtgtgggaagggcttcaccGAGAAATCCAACCTGGTTGTCCACctgaggagccacactggggagaggccctacgagtgcgATCAATGCAAGAAGACGTTTCTGAGTAGCGGTGATCTCATTGTGCACCAGCGCTcacacacagatgagaggcccttccgctgcctcgactgtgggaagagcttcaacCGCATCTCCACCCTCAACAGGCACCGgcacatccacactggggacaggccctacgagtgtgataaATGCAAGAAGCGGTTTCAGAGGTCCTTCCATCTCCTCCGTCACCAGCGCATTCACACAGACgcgaggcccttccgctgccctgagtgcgggaagggcttcaagcacaactaCACCCTTGTCACTCACCAGCGCATCCatactggggagaggccctag